In one Solanum lycopersicum chromosome 11, SLM_r2.1 genomic region, the following are encoded:
- the LOC101055607 gene encoding Hop-interacting protein THI105 has translation MAHNSSSRRRPNILITGTPGTGKTTTSSALAEATQLRHINIGELVKEKKLHDGWDDTLDCYIINEDLVCDELEDMMETGGNIVDHHGCDFFPERWFDRVVVLQTDNTVLYDRLSRRGYTGQKLTNNIECEIFQILLEEAKDSYPEDIVVALRSDSIEDISKNVEMMSNWISSWNPVV, from the exons ATGGCGCACAATAGCAGTAGCAGGAGAAGACCTAACATACTGATAACCGGAACGCCGGGCACCGGAAAAACGACGACGTCGTCTGCACTGGCGGAGGCGACGCAGCTCCGGCATATCAACATCGGTGAACTGGTGAAAGAGAAGAAGTTGCACGACGGATGGGACGATACCTTGGACTGTTACATCATCAATGAAGACCTT GTATGTGATGAGCTCGAGGACATGATGGAAACAGGTGGAAACATTGTTGATCATCATGGTTGTGATTTCTTTCCTGAACGTTGGTTCGACAGGGTTGTGGTTCTTCAAACCGACAATACTGTCTTGTATGATAGATTAAGTAGAAG GGGTTACACAGGCCAAAAGCTCACCAATAATATCGAATgcgaaatatttcaaattttgctAGAGGAGGCAAAAGACAGTTATCCAGAGGATATAGTTGTGGCACTGAGAAGTGATTCTATTGAAGATATTAGCAAAAATGTGGAGATGATGTCCAATTGGATCAGCAGTTGGAACCCAGTCGTGTGA